In Lotus japonicus ecotype B-129 chromosome 5, LjGifu_v1.2, one genomic interval encodes:
- the LOC130720407 gene encoding E3 ubiquitin protein ligase DRIP2-like: protein MVATVKVKSDKLRPCMTCPLCRKLFKDATTISLCLHTFCRKCIYEKLSDEESDCCPVCNIDLGCVPVEKLRADHNLQDIRTKLFPLKRRKTKAPEVLSPIPLPAKRKERSLSSLAVIAPKVSMQTGFTGKRTKTSNRKAASLRGCSFILEDPVKKEETNNEDNKDSSKAGQFKKHKPNEDMENSVELAEGKVDLWTPLNCLVEAANRTKSFKANSQATPVAELECPTTSHGGLDQPETTTKTGLPAFAQNELNIPKCKIKDTGHKKLFGVDKDAKCVPSGPAKRKRLRPAGQKRAAASDMSASAPGMLSATWGKCNRKNSPIWFSLVASEDQKGDASLPQISSCYLRIRDGTVPVSFIQKYLVKKLNLASETEVEIMCQGQPVLPSLQLHNVVDLWFRTASTSKRMPASVGSSAKDFVMVLSYCRKA from the exons ATGGTGGCGACAGTGAAAGTGAAGAGCGATAAGCTACGACCATGCATGACATGCCCTCTTTGCCGTAAACTCTTCAAGGATGCTACCACCATCTCTCTCTGCCTTCATACCT TTTGCAGGAAATGCATTTATGAGAAGCTCTCAGATGAGGAGTCTGATTGCTGTCCAGTGTGCAATATTGATCTAGGATGTGTTCCAGTGGAAAAACTCAG GGCAGACCACAATTTGCAAGACATAAGAACAAAATTATTTCCTCTCAAGAGAAGAAAGACCAAGGCCCCAGAAGTTTTGTCTCCAATACCCTTGCCTgcaaaaaggaaagaaagatcACTTTCGTCATTGGCGGTTATTGCTCCCAAAGTTTCAATGCAAACTGGCTTCACAGGAAAGCGGACAAAAACCAGTAACAGAAAAGCTGCCTCATTACGTGGATGTAGTTTTATTCTTGAAGACCCCGTaaagaaggaagaaacaaaTAATGAAGATAATAAG GATTCTTCCAAGGCTGGGCAATTTAAGAAGCATAAGCCCAATGAAGACATGGAGAACAGTGTGGAACTTGCAGAAGGGAAGGTTGATCTCTGGACACCATTGAACTGTCTTGTTGAAGCTGCAAACAGAACGAAGTCCTTCAAGGCCAATTCACAAGCTACGCCTGTTGCCGAATTAGAGTGTCCAACTACTTCTCATGGAGGACTAGATCAACCTGAAACTACAACCAAAACAGGCCTACCTGCTTTTGCTCAGAATGAATTAAACATTCCTAAATGCAAAATTAAGGATACCGGACATAAAAAATTATTCGGCGTTGACAAGGATGCGAAATGTGTGCCTTCAGGACCAGCAAAGCGAAAAAGGTTGCGTCCTGCTGGTCAGAAAAGAGCTGCAGCATCTGATATGTCTGCCTCAGCCCCAGGCATGCTAAGTGCAACTTGGGGAAAGTGTAACAGAAAAAACAGTCCTATTTGGTTTTCATTAGTtgcttcagaggatca gAAAGGAGATGCCTCCTTGCCACAGATCTCATCTTGTTACTTAAGAATAAG AGATGGTACCGTGCCTGTCTCATTTATACAAAAATACCTTGTGAAGAAACTCAATCTTGCCAGTGAAACAGAG GTGGAAATAATGTGCCAGGGTCAGCCAGTGCTCCCTTCTCTGCAACTGCATAACGTGGTAGATCTCTGGTTCCGGACAGCTTCAACCTCAAAGAGAATGCCAGCATCTGTGGGGTCCTCAGCCAAGGATTTTGTAATGGTTTTATCTTATTGTCGAAAGGCCTAG